The Magnetococcus marinus MC-1 genome contains the following window.
ATTCTTTCTAAAAAATCGTAGAGATCATTTTGTCGCATATCGGAAAATCTCACGCACAACAAGAAAAAGCAGAAGATATGGCAGGATGGCCGTGTATAAGATCCCCATGACTATCATTGTTGATAAAGTTATATCCTCAAGTTTCGCAGTTCGTTGACCGATCAATTGGGCTGATATTTGCCAACCAAATCAAGGGCAAAGCTGCCTCGTGTATGCTATAATTCTGATGTAGAATCAGTCAGATAGCTCAGGGACGAGGCCAGCTTCATGAATCAGCATAACAGGGAACAGGCTACTGTGCCTACCCCCATGATTGACGAGATCAAAACCCAATCCTTTGGAGTATTCGGCGTAGATAATGCTATCGTCGATTTTCTCCAGGAAATTGGCTTCCAGGCGATATTCAATCGGCGCGGATGGAGCAAACGAACGGGGAAGGATCTTCCGACGCTGATCATGTTACTGATCCTGCATCCTCTGCTGAAGGTGCCGTCCATTCACCTTTTTTGCCGCGATCACTTTCTGTCGGTCTTCGCGGTAGGCAAGGATACCTTCTACCGGTTGCTCCAACGCCAATTTCCATGGCGGAATGCGCATTGGGCGCTAATCAAAAAGTTACTACCCCAGTGGCGAACGCTGGATCTCGGCCCCGGCTACCTTGTTGCCGATACCACCGTCAAAGAGAAGCGTGGTGATCGTATTGAAGGTGTTTGCTGGCATCATGACCACAATACCGGCCGCTCGGTTGCAGGTTTTGAAGCAGCCCACTTGGTCTGGGTTAACAAGCAGGGAACCTTGCCACTGGATGCCGCTTTGCGTTTTTCAAAGCGGCCTCTGATCAGCAATCTGCTCCACATCCTCAGTTACCGGTTCGATTGTCGCTCACATCTTGGACGGCGTTACCGTGAGGCGGCCAAGATGTCTAAGCTTGATCAGACTGTGGACATGGTTGCCAGAGCCATTCAAGCCGGGATTCCGGCCCAGTATTTTCTCGCCGATGCTTGGTACTCATCGGTTAAGTTCGTCAAGAAAATCCTGGATCTGGGCGTGATCCCCCTGATCCGATGGAAGCGCAACAACACCAAGTTCCTATTCCAGGGCGAGAGACTGACCAGCGCCGAACTTTACACCCGGTTTGCCAAGGGCAAGATCAGGAAAGCTAAGGGGTCCAAGCGCTTCAAAGGAACCTTCCTAGATGCAGAGCACCCCGAAATCGGCCTTATACGTCTGTTCTTCGTCCGGCTGATCGATCCGAAAACCGGCTCGAAGGAGTGGGCCGTCTTTCTGACCACAGACCGGTCAATGGGGCTGTCAAATATGATCGAGCACTACGCCAACCGCTGGGGGATCGAAGTTTTCTACAAGGAATCCAAACAGCACCTCGGTTTCCTTAATGAGTCCGTCCGATCCTTCGAAGCAGTCATCGCCTGCCTACACCTAGCTGCCATGCGCCATGCTGTCCTCTCCAGCATGGTAGCGATCAAAGGCAGCCAGCGGGATCAACTCTCCCACAATCTGGCCGCTTTGACCTATGCCCGAAAGCTCTGGCATACCTTCCGCGCCATCTTCAATGATGCCCTTGGCCGAACATCCATTCTTGAAAATCACCAAAAAAACGAGGTAATTGAACTCCTTGAACAGGAGGTTGAGGCTTGGCTCAGCAAGGCATTGATGCTCGATCCCCTTGGTTCACAACGTCAAATTCTGGCCGAAACGAACTGCGAAACTTGAGTTATATCGCTTGTGTTCATTATTCATCTCCACAGTGAGGCTTCTGATTTGATTCAAAAAGACAAAATATTATGCCGCCAACCTCATCTTCTGAATTATAGCTGATAGCTGCCGGATCTCCCGCTGACTATGCAAAGCAAGCTGGGTATGGTCAATCTCACCAATGATAATCTCGGGCTTGATCCGATAACTGCCCATCTTGTCGTTCTCATAAAAGGACATTCCACCAGGGAGCAGCGGCTTCAGAGAGCTGTTGAGGTTGGACATCCCCTTAAAGCCATCGGCATCTCTGGAGCCCAGATCCTGCTTGTGAACCCAGCCTGAGTCATCCTGTGCTCTACCAGCCACCATGCGCATGAGTAAAAGGAGCTGGGCATCAGGCAAGTGCTGTGAAACACCGTTAATAGCGACCTCTGTCCGTTTGCCCTCGATTTGGCCAGGGATCGTTAGGCTGATATCAGAGCGTTCTGTTTTTCGCTTGGGTGCGACAGGCCGGGAATTACTCCGGCTTGGCTTGCCTCTGGCCAGCTCCATGATGTGAGCACAATCCGCATGGTTTTCCCGACCACTTTTGACCAAACACTCCTGGATCTTGATGTGAAGTGGTGGATTGTTTTCTCCAAGCGGTTTGAGAATGAAGTCATCCGCCCCGTTCTGCAGCATTCCAATCACGTTGAACATCTCCTTGGCGTGACCACTCATGGCCAGGATCTGGAGATGGTGTTGATCATTGTCATTCCGATGAGGGTAGCGATCTCGAATCTGGCGCTGAAGCTGAGCACCCGCCTCAACCATAGGGTAGATGGCATCGGCATCCACTTTGATCTGAAGATCAAGGATGGCGAAGCAAAACTGCCCTTCCTCCATCAACCGCAGCCCCTCTTCCTGGGTCTCGGCATGGATGAAGTCATGGCCAAGGGATTTGAGGAGATCGCCCAACGCTTCTGCCAGATTCAGGTCATCCTCAACAATCAGCGCCACATGCTTGTTTTTCGCTCTGTTACTCACCATTTCAGATCCTCCTGTTTAACTGGCAGAGAGATGGTTACCGTGGTGCCTTTCCCTTTTTGGCTAGAGAGCTGAATGAGGCCTGCATGGTCAGATTCAATGATCTTCTTGGCGATGGTGAGACCAAACCCTGTGCCATCCGGCTTGGTGGTGGCAAAGAGCCGAAAAGCGCTCCTGACATCCTGCTCTGACATACCTGTCCCTTGGTCAGTAATGGAGAGCATCACCCTCGACCTGTTCACCACAGTAGCATGGACCTTGATGGCCGGTGCGCGGTCACAAGCAATGCATGCATCAATGCTGTTCTGAAGGATATTGGATAGCGCCTGCAGAAGTAGATAACGATTGATATCCAGCATGATGCATTTAGGGACAGAGAGCTCAACGTGAAGCGCACTGTTTTCAGGCTTGCGATCCCTTATCAGATGAATCGCCTCATCAACGACTGAGATCAGGTTCTCATTTTGAAACTCCAGCTCAGTCGTCTGGGTAAGGGTTCGAAAGGAGTTCAAGATGGCCATCATGAACTCAAGGCGCTCTTTGGCCATTGTCGTATGCTTTTGGATCAATGCCCGGTTGAGCCGCTTCTGCTCCAGGGCTGTTTTCAACAAGGTAAGGCTCACATCCATGGGCGAGATGACTTTGACCATTTCGTGGTTGAACTCCCTCACAAACTGGTTCTGGAGCTTTTCCGCGACCCGTTTGGCGGCTCCCCGAGCATGGGCCCCATGCTTTTCCTCAAGATCTGAAAGCCACTCCAGCATAAGATCCCCATGCTCATCCTTGAGCAGGTCGGTTTTGGAGATCTCCTGGCGCCGATCCATGGTCCGTTTCGCAGCGCTCTTCACCCAGGCATTGTCATCCTCCTCCAATACAGCAATGATCCTGTCAAAGGTCTCATGACGGAGAAAGAGGATGGCATGGGCCAGGGCTTTGCGGACCTCCCACTTCTCATGTCGGGCTAAACTAAACATCTGCTCGCCCAGCCTGGCGTGTACGAATGGCTCCATGGCGGCGTAGCGGAGTAGACCGCCCCCTTGATCCACAGCATCCCTTACGGTGGGCCAATTGGAGGAGCAAAATGCTTGTAGAAGCCCATCCAAGCCTGTCTCCGGTTTAATGGTATCCATCATGATCAGTGACCGTACCTTTCCTTGCGCTGCAGGAACGCCTCGCGGCCACCTTCAAGCAGTGTCTCAATCTCACCCTTTACCTCATCAACGCTACCAGCGCATTGGATGCGTCCCCGCCTACCATCTGATGAGAGTACAAAGACCCGCTCCGCCTCTCCCAGAACCGGTATGTTGGGGTTATGAGTCACAAAGATAAGCTGGCGCGTAGCTTTGGCTTTTTTGATGGATTTGACGATGGTATCGAAGATAAAGGCGTTATCCAGATTGTCCTCTGGCTGATCAATCAGTAGGGGGCGATCGCTCTCTAGCAACAAAATGGGCAAGATCGTGGTGCAGCGCTGGCCAGTTGAAAGCGCGGTGGCATCTTTGTACTTTTCCCCATCCTGCAGTTCAATCCGTGGCAAATCATCCAACTCCACTACTTCAAGCCGATTGGCAAAGCCATTATCAGAAAGCAGGTCGATCACACGGGCGGAGCGGATCTCATCCAGACCTGCTACATCTGATAGCCTCTTTACATCCCGTCGGTGGATGATGGTGCTAACCTCTTCAGGGGAAAGATTCTGAACCACCTTGTCCACAATGGATGCGTATCTCAGCCCCGAGCCTTTGAGCCCTTCGGAGAGGAGGTCCGCGAACGCCTGCCGATTGCCAGACTGGGTTATGGTGACCCGTATCATGGGGTCAAGCTGGTTGGTCAGACGGTCAGCCACCTTTCGGCGTAGCAAAAACCGCTCATCCCGCAGATCCGAAAGCTTCGAAGTCATAGTGCGGTGCGTCTCTGACAGCTCAGCCTGTTGCTTTTTGAGCTCCTCAAACTGGCGTCTGGCCTCTGTCACCTCCAGATGGCGCTTTTGGATCTGGTTGCGCTCAGCAGCACGCCCTTGCTCTTCCTGAGATCGCTCTACCATATCCCGGTATTCCTGCTCCTGCTTTCCATGGCGAAGCTTTAGCTCCTCATCAAGCTGAGAAAGCTCGGTGCCCGCGATTTGGCAGAGCTCCTCAATGATGGGGAGGTTTTTAATCATCTCATCGAGCATATACTGCACATGGCTTGAGGCTGCTTCAAAAACCGCCTCGTTGGGCCCTTCCAGGTATTCCGGATTGAAATGCGCATTGAGTTTTTGCATCAGTGCGCTCATTCCCTTCTGATAGCGGGAGGAGAAGGCATCGATTTCGGTCTGGAGTGCATTGAGCGATTGGGATTCCCGATCCCGCAGTGCCTTATGGGCATGGGCGGCATTGATGGCCTCAGCGTCAGGCCCATCTGAGAGCTGTTCAAAGCCCTTCAGCTTTTCTTCAATGGCAGCGAGCTCTGATGCGGTTTCAGCCAGATCCTGCATCTGGCGGTTGATCTGGAGCAGTTCACCTGCGCTATGGTTGATATCACGCATCAGCTTGCTGATATCGCCGTTGATGCGCCGAATACTCTCCTCTTCAAACTGATCGATCAGCTTCAGTTGAAAGCCAGTATCTGTAGCGATCTGCTCAATCTCATTCTGGCTGTAGATATCGGCTTTGAAGATGCGGTCACGATCCAGAGAGATGGTGGTGATCTCTCCTCTCTCATTGAGAACCTGGCACTCATCATTCCATGGGCGGTCAGCGGTGTAACGCATACCATGGGCTGTTTGAATTCCAAGCTTTACTCTGCCATTGGCCAGATTGTTCTGTACAACGGAGTGAGCGCGAGAGCGACTGTTGCGCTGCAGCTCAGGCATCAAGCCCAGGGTGTAACGAATAAACTCCAAAATGGTGGTCTTGCCGGTCCCGCGTCCTCCAATGACGCAGTTGAGACCTGGGAGGAATTCCAATTTCCCCCCTTCAAGAAAGCCTCCTGAAAATTCAGCTCCCAAAAGGATGTGGTTGCCATAAGCTGGAACGATCTCTTCTCTAGCATTCATGGTCTGACACCTGTCACTGAGTGCAGCTCCCAAGGGAGCCTGCTATCAAAAAAGGATAAAAGCCAATGGATACGTGCTCGTCTGCACGCCGAATATAAATGTCGCTATGGGGTGAATGAGGGTGGCGTTAAGAAACCACACCACCATCGCACCAATAAGAAAGCCAATATCTACCTCTTCCGAGCGGGCGTCCATGGGCCAGAACTGCTTGCCAGTGAATGTTTGGATCTACGCACCTAAACGCTTTTCAAGCATGACTTCGCCCCTCTTAGTCACTATAATCGATTGAGTACCATTGACGGTCTAACTTCGATGTGATAGATTATAAACTATACCATTTCTGATCGTTTGGTCAATACAGTTTCTTTACGGTTTATTGGTGACAGAGATGTCAGAAGAGAAAAAAGCGAAATCCGGGAAAGAGTTGCGCTGGGGTGTAGAGCGCAGAATGGAGTTCATTGAATTCCGGCTCTTCTGGGAGGGGCGGATCAATCGGAGAGATCTGATTGAGAAGTTCGGCGTCTCGGTGCCGCAGGCATCGGCTGACCTGGGCAAGTACCAGGAAGTCGCACCGGAAAATATCCACTACGACATCCGAGCGAAGTGCTACTACCCCGACAAGGATTTCAAGCCCAAATTCCTGAACCCGGATTCCGATCGCTACCTGGCCAACATGCTCTCGCTCTCCTCGGGAATTATGACCGAGGAGGAGTGTTGGCTGTACAGCATCCCCTCCTATGACGTGCTGCCGCAACCACGTCGTGGTATTGATCCCATGCGGTTGCGAAAGGTGGTTGGAGCGATCCGGGAGAAGTTGGCCGTTCAGGTGCGTTATCAGTCCATGAATGCGCCGGAGCCAGAGTGGCGTTGGATCACACCCCACGCCTTGGCCTTCGATGGCTACAGGTGGCATGTGCGAGCATGGTGTCATCGTGGTGAGGCGTTCAAGGATTTTGTGCTGGCACGGATTGTCAGCATTCGCCTGACTAAGGAACATGATCTGGATCCGACCGAGGATGTGGAGTGGCAAGAGTTCATTGATGTGCGGATTGGGCCGCACCCAAAACTGACTGAGACTCAGCGCATCGCTATCGAGCTGGACTATGGTATGGAGAATGGTGAGTTGGTAATTCCGGTGCGGCGTGGGTTCCTCTTCTACTTCCTCAAGCGTATGGGGCTGGATATCGACCCCAACGTTCGCCAGCCTCGGCATCAGCAGATTGTCCTGCTCAACCAAGAAGAGGTGGAAAAAGCCTATAGCCTCTCCGAGGAGGGGCATTCGTGAGACGGCACTCCGGCCATATTCTGTTTGCCGCCTCGGACCTAAACGGGTTTCTGGGATGTCGGCACAGCACGTTCTTGGATCTGATGGATCTGGACGAGCGGCTGCCCCGTGCTGAGGTGAGTGCGCAGGATAGGCTCATCCAAGAACGTGGCCACGAGCATGAGGCTGAGTATCTGGAGTCGCTGAAGCGGTCAGGGCTCAGCGTCGTTGAGATCCCCAGTGAAGGGGGCTTGACTGATCGGGTTCAGATGACTGCCGATGTGATGGCGGATGGGCCAGACATTATTTATCAAGCTGGATTTTTGGATGGCCAATGGCATGGCTATGCTGATTTTCTGCAAAAAACAGATCGTCCCTCAGGGCTGGGCCCTTTCAGCTATGAGGCAGTAGATACCAAGCTGACTAAACACCCAAAGCCAAAGTTTGTCATCCAGCTCTGCCTCTATTCTGATTTCATCGCAAAGATGCAAGGAACGCGGCCTCAGGGTATGTCGCTGGTGCTGGGAGATCTCTCCCAGGTCCATCTGCGCTTTGACGACTTCGCCTACTACCACGGCATCATTCGGCGGCGGTTCGAGGAGTACGTCTCCGAACCCCCGGAAAGATCCAGGTCCGAGCCCTGCGGGTTCTGTGAGCTGTGCAAGTGGCGCGACCTCTGCGGAGAGCAGTGGGAGCGTGAAGACCACTTGAGCCAGGTGGCCAATATCCGGCGCAGCCAGATCCTGAAGCTGGAGTCCGCCGGAATCGCCACGGTTCAGGCCCTGGCCCACATGGACGATGATGCCACCGTACCCAGCTTGGCCCAGGAAACGCTGGAGAAGCTGCGCGCCCAGGCCCGGCTTCAGGTTGCCAAGCGGGAGACCGGGGAGAACCGGGTGGAAACCCTTCCATCCGTCCCGGGCCGGGGATTCGCCCGCATGCCGAGGCCTGCCGAGGGAGACCTGTTCTTCGACATGGAGGGGGACCCCCTCTACCCGGATGGGCTGGAGTATCTGTTCGGCTTCTACTTCGTCAGCGAGGGCAGGCCCGTCTTCAAGCCCTTCTGGGCCCATGACCATGAGGAAGAGAAGCGGACCTTCCAGGCGGTGATGGATTTTCTCGTGGCGCATCTTCGGGAACATCCCAGCGCGCACGTCTACCATTACAACCACTACGAGGAGACCGCCCTCAAGCGGTTGGCCTCCCGGTACGGCGCCCGCGAGGGTGAGGTGGATGACCTGCTGCGTGGCCGGAAGCTGGTGGACCTGTACAAGGTGGTGCGGGAGGCAATCCGGGTTTCCGAGCCCAGCTACTCCATCAAGAACCTGGAAACGTTCTACATGGAGAAGCGCAGCGCTGAGGTGGCCACCGCTGGCGACAGCATCGTGGTGTACGAGACCTGGCGGAAAACCCGAGCCGCCGGCCTCCTGCAGCAGATCAGCGACTACAACGAGGACGATTGCCGCTCCACCCTGCTGCTTCGGGACTTGCTGGCCGGATTGCGGCCGGACGACCTGCCATGGTTCGACCTGACGGCAGAGGTCCCACCCGAGGAGAAGCTGGCGGCCCAACTGGAAGCGGAGGAGACGCGCCAGCGCTACGAGCAGAGCCTGACCGGCGGCGAGAAGCGTCCCGACCATGAATTCCGGGAACTGGTGGCGCAACTGCTGGAGTTTCACCGCCGGGAGGCCAAGCCCCAGTGGTGGGCCATGTTCGACCGCCAGGACCGGGCCGACGAGGATCTGGTGGATGACGCCGAGTGCCTGGGAAGTCTGAGGGCGGATCGAAAACAGCCCCCCTACAAGGACAAGCGATCCACGGTCTTCACCTACCGGTTCCCGCCCCAGGAAACCAAGCTGCGGGCCGGGGATTCCTGCCTTCGCGCCGATACCCTGGAGCGCGCCGGGGAGATCGTGGAGCTGGATATGCGGTCCCAACGGGTGCGGATCAAGAAGGGTGCGAAAGGAGGACCGCTGCCGGAGGCGCTCTCCATCACCCCCACCGGTCCCATCGACAACAAGGTGCTGCGCAATGCGGTGTACCGGTTTGCCGACGCCATCATCGCAGAGAATGGACGGTTCCAGGCACTGACGGCTTTCCTTCGGCGGGAGATGCCCTCCATTGCCAATCATGTGGCAGGCAGCCCCATCGTCCCGGAAGACGACAACCTGCTGACCGCCACGATCCGGGCGGTCTCCGGCCTGCAGGAGAGCTACCTGTTCATCCAGGGGCCGCCCGGAGCCGGGAAGACCTACACATCCTCCCATGTGATCGTGGAGCTGCTGAGGAGTGGGAAAAAGATCGGCATCTCCTCCAACTCCCACAAGGCGATCAACAACCTGCTCTCGGGAATCGAGAAGGCGGCCATCCAGGAAGGGCTGACTTTCCGGGGCCAGAAGAAATCGACGGCCCAGAATGCCGACTCCCTGTTCCAGGGGGAGATGGTCGAGAATGTTTACGACAGCAAGAACATCAACCTGGACTCGGACCTGATCGCCGGGACCGCCTGGCTGTTTGCCCGGGATGAGATCGACGAGGCCCTGGATTACCTCTTCATCGACGAAGCCGGGCAGGTCTCCCTGGCCAATCTGGTGGCCATGGGACTCAGCGCCAAAAACATCGTCCTGGTGGGTGACCAGATGCAACTGGGACAGCCCATCCAGGGCGTCCACCCCGGGCTTTCCGGCATGTCCATTCTGGACTACCTGTTGGAAGGCGAGTCCACCATTCCGGCGGACCGGGGGATCTTCCTGGGCACGACGTGGCGGATGCACGAGAACGTCTGCCGGTTCATCTCCGATGCGGTCTACGACGGACGGCTGCACCCCGAGCCGGGCACCCGGAACCAGGCGCTCATTCTCTCCGAATCCGCACACCCGGCGCTCCAGCCCAACGGCATCCGGTTCATCGAGGCCCGGCATGTGGGGTGCTCCCAGAAAAGTGAGATGGAAGGCGAAATCGTCCGGGATTTGATCGCCAGCCTGACCGCCCAGCGATACAGGGACCGCGATGGGCAGGAACGTCCCCTCGGACTCGACAACATCCTGGTGGTCACCCCCTACAACGTTCAGGTGAACCATCTCCGGGAGGTGCTCCCCGAGGGCGCGCAGGTGGGGACCGTGGACGAGTTCCAGGGCCAGGAGGCAGAGGTGGTCATCATCTCCATGGTGACCTCCGGCGCGGAGGACCTGCCCCGGGACATCGAGTTCCTCTACAGCAAGAACCGGCTCAACGTGGCCATCTCCCGGGCGCGGACGCTGGCCTTGATCGTGGCCAACCCGAACCTGCTGGAGATTCCCTGCAAAACGGTGGAACAGATGCGGTTGGTGAACACGCTGTGCTGGGCGCGGCAATACTCTGAACGGCCAATGGCGGAAACGGAACGGGCCACATGCTGAAACTTGAAGACATCAAAAAGAACTGCCAGATCCGTGGCATCGAAAGCAACGAGATCGTCCGGGTGGTCAGCATTGAACCCGTTGGTCACGATGCCCTTACGGTCTACTACAAAAACAGCCAGGGCCGACTCGGGGAACAGATGCTGTTCCGCTCTGATGAAGGGCGGTTGGAACTGGCGCAGGAAGGACGGCCTTGGGGTTTCGATGCGCCGGGTCCCGACTTCAAGCTTGGGGTGGAAGCGTTCCGGATCCAATTGGCCCACCTGTTCGATCCCATGATGGCGGTTCACACCTCCAACGTGGAGCCCCTGCCACACCAGATTTCCGCTGTCTACGAGTCAATGCTGCCCCGGCAGCCGCTTCGGTACGTGCTGGCGGATGATCCAGGGGCCGGCAAGACCATCATGGCGGGCCTGCTGATCCGGGAACTGCTCATGAGGTCTGACGCCAAGCGGATCCTGATCGTTGCCCCGGGCAGTCTGGTGGAGCAGTGGCAGGACGAGATGTATGAGAAGTTCGGCGTGGAATTCACCGTCTTCAGCCGGGAACTGGATCAGGTCTCGCTCTCCGGCAATGCCTTTGATGAACACGACCGGCTTATCGCCCGGCTGGATCAGCTCTCCCGCAATGACGAGTTCCAGGAAAAGCTGGCCCACTCCGAATGGGACCTGATCATCGTCGACGAGGCGCACAAGATGTCGGCCAGCTATTATGGTCAGAAGGTCAAGGAGACCAAGCGCTTCAAACTGGGCAAGCTGCTTGGCTCCGTTTCCCGGCACTTCCTGCTGATGACGGCCACCCCGCACAACGGCAAGGAGACCGATTTTCAACTCTTCCTCTCCCTGTTGGATGGGGATCGCTTCTACGGCAAATTCCGGGAAGGCGCGCACCGGGTGGACGTATCCGACCTGATGCGCCGCATGGTGAAAGAGGAGTTGCTCAAGTTTGACGGCACGCCACTTTTCCCGGAGCGGCGCGCTTACACGGTCATGTACGAGCTTTCAGACCTGGAAGCCAGGCTCTACGCCGATGTCACGGATTATGTCCGCAACGAGATGAACCGGGCGGACAATCTAGATGGCAAGCGTAAGGGCACCGTCGGCTTCGCCCTGACCCAATTGCAACGCCGCCTAGCCTCCAGCCCCGAAGCCATCTACCAGTCCATCAAACGCCGCCGCAAACGGCTCGAAAGCCGCCTGGATGATGAGCGGCTGGTGGCGCGCGGGCATAAGGTGGCGGAGACCCTGGCCGAGTACCATGTGGACATTCCGGAGGATCTGGACGAAGCCCAGGAAGAGCTGAGCGGTGGTGAATACGAGGATTGGGCGGAAAAGGTTGTGGATCAGGCCACCGCCGCCCAGACCATCCAGGAATTGGAAGCAGAAATCGAAACGCTCAGGCTTCTGGAGATGCAGGCCAAGCTGGTGGTCCATTCCGGCAAGGATCGTAAGTGGGAGGAACTCTCCTCGCTGTTGCAGGAAAAGCCGGAGATGTTTTCCGCTTCCGGCCACCGCCGCAAGATGATCATCTTCACCGAACACAAGGATACCCTCAACTACCTGCGGGAGCGGATCGGCAGCCTGCTGGGAGCCCCGGGCGCCGTGGTGGTGATCCACGGCGGCGTCAACCGGGATGATCGCCGTAAGATTCAGGAGGAGTTCCGTAACAATCCGGATGTCCTGATCCTGTTGGCCACCGACGCCGCCGGCGAAGGTGTGAACCTCCAGAACGCCAACCTGATGGTCAATTACGATCTACCCTGGAACCCGAACCGCCTGGAGCAGAGATTCGGGCGGATTCACCGCATCGGCCAGA
Protein-coding sequences here:
- a CDS encoding IS4-like element ISMasp2 family transposase, whose protein sequence is MNQHNREQATVPTPMIDEIKTQSFGVFGVDNAIVDFLQEIGFQAIFNRRGWSKRTGKDLPTLIMLLILHPLLKVPSIHLFCRDHFLSVFAVGKDTFYRLLQRQFPWRNAHWALIKKLLPQWRTLDLGPGYLVADTTVKEKRGDRIEGVCWHHDHNTGRSVAGFEAAHLVWVNKQGTLPLDAALRFSKRPLISNLLHILSYRFDCRSHLGRRYREAAKMSKLDQTVDMVARAIQAGIPAQYFLADAWYSSVKFVKKILDLGVIPLIRWKRNNTKFLFQGERLTSAELYTRFAKGKIRKAKGSKRFKGTFLDAEHPEIGLIRLFFVRLIDPKTGSKEWAVFLTTDRSMGLSNMIEHYANRWGIEVFYKESKQHLGFLNESVRSFEAVIACLHLAAMRHAVLSSMVAIKGSQRDQLSHNLAALTYARKLWHTFRAIFNDALGRTSILENHQKNEVIELLEQEVEAWLSKALMLDPLGSQRQILAETNCET
- a CDS encoding AAA family ATPase; this encodes MEFLPGLNCVIGGRGTGKTTILEFIRYTLGLMPELQRNSRSRAHSVVQNNLANGRVKLGIQTAHGMRYTADRPWNDECQVLNERGEITTISLDRDRIFKADIYSQNEIEQIATDTGFQLKLIDQFEEESIRRINGDISKLMRDINHSAGELLQINRQMQDLAETASELAAIEEKLKGFEQLSDGPDAEAINAAHAHKALRDRESQSLNALQTEIDAFSSRYQKGMSALMQKLNAHFNPEYLEGPNEAVFEAASSHVQYMLDEMIKNLPIIEELCQIAGTELSQLDEELKLRHGKQEQEYRDMVERSQEEQGRAAERNQIQKRHLEVTEARRQFEELKKQQAELSETHRTMTSKLSDLRDERFLLRRKVADRLTNQLDPMIRVTITQSGNRQAFADLLSEGLKGSGLRYASIVDKVVQNLSPEEVSTIIHRRDVKRLSDVAGLDEIRSARVIDLLSDNGFANRLEVVELDDLPRIELQDGEKYKDATALSTGQRCTTILPILLLESDRPLLIDQPEDNLDNAFIFDTIVKSIKKAKATRQLIFVTHNPNIPVLGEAERVFVLSSDGRRGRIQCAGSVDEVKGEIETLLEGGREAFLQRKERYGH
- a CDS encoding response regulator transcription factor gives rise to the protein MVSNRAKNKHVALIVEDDLNLAEALGDLLKSLGHDFIHAETQEEGLRLMEEGQFCFAILDLQIKVDADAIYPMVEAGAQLQRQIRDRYPHRNDNDQHHLQILAMSGHAKEMFNVIGMLQNGADDFILKPLGENNPPLHIKIQECLVKSGRENHADCAHIMELARGKPSRSNSRPVAPKRKTERSDISLTIPGQIEGKRTEVAINGVSQHLPDAQLLLLMRMVAGRAQDDSGWVHKQDLGSRDADGFKGMSNLNSSLKPLLPGGMSFYENDKMGSYRIKPEIIIGEIDHTQLALHSQREIRQLSAIIQKMRLAA
- a CDS encoding TM0106 family RecB-like putative nuclease; the protein is MRRHSGHILFAASDLNGFLGCRHSTFLDLMDLDERLPRAEVSAQDRLIQERGHEHEAEYLESLKRSGLSVVEIPSEGGLTDRVQMTADVMADGPDIIYQAGFLDGQWHGYADFLQKTDRPSGLGPFSYEAVDTKLTKHPKPKFVIQLCLYSDFIAKMQGTRPQGMSLVLGDLSQVHLRFDDFAYYHGIIRRRFEEYVSEPPERSRSEPCGFCELCKWRDLCGEQWEREDHLSQVANIRRSQILKLESAGIATVQALAHMDDDATVPSLAQETLEKLRAQARLQVAKRETGENRVETLPSVPGRGFARMPRPAEGDLFFDMEGDPLYPDGLEYLFGFYFVSEGRPVFKPFWAHDHEEEKRTFQAVMDFLVAHLREHPSAHVYHYNHYEETALKRLASRYGAREGEVDDLLRGRKLVDLYKVVREAIRVSEPSYSIKNLETFYMEKRSAEVATAGDSIVVYETWRKTRAAGLLQQISDYNEDDCRSTLLLRDLLAGLRPDDLPWFDLTAEVPPEEKLAAQLEAEETRQRYEQSLTGGEKRPDHEFRELVAQLLEFHRREAKPQWWAMFDRQDRADEDLVDDAECLGSLRADRKQPPYKDKRSTVFTYRFPPQETKLRAGDSCLRADTLERAGEIVELDMRSQRVRIKKGAKGGPLPEALSITPTGPIDNKVLRNAVYRFADAIIAENGRFQALTAFLRREMPSIANHVAGSPIVPEDDNLLTATIRAVSGLQESYLFIQGPPGAGKTYTSSHVIVELLRSGKKIGISSNSHKAINNLLSGIEKAAIQEGLTFRGQKKSTAQNADSLFQGEMVENVYDSKNINLDSDLIAGTAWLFARDEIDEALDYLFIDEAGQVSLANLVAMGLSAKNIVLVGDQMQLGQPIQGVHPGLSGMSILDYLLEGESTIPADRGIFLGTTWRMHENVCRFISDAVYDGRLHPEPGTRNQALILSESAHPALQPNGIRFIEARHVGCSQKSEMEGEIVRDLIASLTAQRYRDRDGQERPLGLDNILVVTPYNVQVNHLREVLPEGAQVGTVDEFQGQEAEVVIISMVTSGAEDLPRDIEFLYSKNRLNVAISRARTLALIVANPNLLEIPCKTVEQMRLVNTLCWARQYSERPMAETERATC
- a CDS encoding sensor histidine kinase; the encoded protein is MMDTIKPETGLDGLLQAFCSSNWPTVRDAVDQGGGLLRYAAMEPFVHARLGEQMFSLARHEKWEVRKALAHAILFLRHETFDRIIAVLEEDDNAWVKSAAKRTMDRRQEISKTDLLKDEHGDLMLEWLSDLEEKHGAHARGAAKRVAEKLQNQFVREFNHEMVKVISPMDVSLTLLKTALEQKRLNRALIQKHTTMAKERLEFMMAILNSFRTLTQTTELEFQNENLISVVDEAIHLIRDRKPENSALHVELSVPKCIMLDINRYLLLQALSNILQNSIDACIACDRAPAIKVHATVVNRSRVMLSITDQGTGMSEQDVRSAFRLFATTKPDGTGFGLTIAKKIIESDHAGLIQLSSQKGKGTTVTISLPVKQEDLKW
- a CDS encoding helix-turn-helix transcriptional regulator, with product MSEEKKAKSGKELRWGVERRMEFIEFRLFWEGRINRRDLIEKFGVSVPQASADLGKYQEVAPENIHYDIRAKCYYPDKDFKPKFLNPDSDRYLANMLSLSSGIMTEEECWLYSIPSYDVLPQPRRGIDPMRLRKVVGAIREKLAVQVRYQSMNAPEPEWRWITPHALAFDGYRWHVRAWCHRGEAFKDFVLARIVSIRLTKEHDLDPTEDVEWQEFIDVRIGPHPKLTETQRIAIELDYGMENGELVIPVRRGFLFYFLKRMGLDIDPNVRQPRHQQIVLLNQEEVEKAYSLSEEGHS